One window of the Agrobacterium larrymoorei genome contains the following:
- a CDS encoding SDR family NAD(P)-dependent oxidoreductase: MWHELTIPDLNDRAVLITGASTGIGAAVAKALAAQGARVAVHYNESAAAAEAVLADIRHAGGEAILVQGDVSQPGASERVVETAAEKLGGLDGLINNAGGMLGRVPTADMDDAHYARVMDLNARSVLAATKAAVPFLKRRQGFVINTTSIAARNGGGNGAILYAAAKGFVSTITRGHAKEFVGDGIRVNAVAPGIISTPFHDRYTSPDMLDAQRQSVPMARVGTPDECVGAYLFLASPLLSGYITGQILEVNGGQLMP, from the coding sequence ATGTGGCACGAATTGACGATTCCGGATTTGAATGACCGAGCCGTTCTCATAACAGGAGCCTCCACGGGTATCGGCGCCGCAGTGGCGAAGGCGCTTGCCGCGCAAGGGGCAAGGGTTGCCGTCCACTACAATGAAAGTGCGGCGGCCGCCGAGGCGGTGCTTGCCGATATTCGCCACGCTGGGGGCGAGGCCATCCTTGTTCAAGGTGATGTGTCCCAGCCGGGCGCGAGTGAACGCGTCGTCGAAACCGCTGCGGAAAAGCTCGGTGGGCTCGATGGGCTCATCAATAACGCCGGAGGCATGCTTGGTCGCGTGCCGACGGCGGACATGGACGACGCCCATTATGCCCGCGTCATGGACCTCAACGCCCGCTCCGTCTTGGCTGCGACGAAGGCAGCTGTTCCGTTCCTCAAGCGGCGCCAGGGCTTCGTCATCAACACGACCTCGATTGCGGCGCGCAACGGTGGCGGCAATGGCGCAATCCTCTACGCTGCCGCCAAGGGCTTCGTCTCGACGATCACCCGTGGCCATGCAAAGGAGTTCGTTGGCGACGGGATTCGCGTCAACGCCGTTGCACCGGGCATTATCTCGACACCCTTTCATGATCGCTACACCAGCCCGGACATGCTCGATGCCCAGCGGCAGAGCGTACCAATGGCCCGTGTTGGTACACCGGATGAATGCGTTGGCGCCTATCTCTTTCTCGCATCGCCACTCCTGTCCGGCTACATCACCGGTCAGATTCTCGAGGTGAACGGCGGACAGCTCATGCCGTGA
- the alkB gene encoding DNA oxidative demethylase AlkB, giving the protein MNDLFAGLEPQQASRQDMAEGAVLMRGRALSQADQLIDDIHRISSSAPFRHMVTPGGFSMSVAMTNCGTYGWVTDRRGYRYERQDPLTGENWCPMPESFLSLAVKAAHEAGYPDFIPNACLINRYEPGAKMALHQDKDERDFSCPIVSVSLGLPVTFQFGGLQRTDPVTKYPLQHGDVVVWGGASRLFYHGVLTLKNGIHEKAGAFRYNLTFRHAVI; this is encoded by the coding sequence ATGAATGACCTCTTCGCCGGGCTCGAGCCTCAGCAGGCGTCCCGGCAGGATATGGCAGAGGGTGCCGTGCTGATGCGCGGACGTGCACTGTCGCAGGCAGATCAACTGATCGACGATATCCACCGCATTTCATCGTCGGCCCCCTTCCGGCACATGGTCACGCCCGGTGGTTTTTCCATGTCGGTCGCGATGACCAATTGTGGCACCTATGGGTGGGTGACGGATCGGCGCGGCTATCGCTATGAGCGCCAGGATCCTCTGACCGGCGAGAACTGGTGCCCGATGCCGGAGAGCTTTCTGTCGCTAGCGGTAAAAGCTGCCCATGAGGCCGGTTATCCCGATTTCATACCGAATGCCTGCCTGATCAACCGCTATGAGCCAGGCGCGAAAATGGCGCTACATCAGGACAAGGATGAAAGGGACTTTTCCTGTCCCATTGTGTCGGTGTCGCTTGGCCTGCCCGTTACATTCCAGTTTGGCGGGTTGCAACGCACGGATCCTGTGACGAAGTATCCGCTGCAGCATGGGGACGTGGTGGTCTGGGGCGGCGCTTCCCGGCTCTTCTATCATGGCGTGCTGACCCTGAAGAACGGCATCCATGAGAAGGCGGGTGCTTTCCGCTATAATCTTACCTTCCGCCACGCCGTCATTTGA
- a CDS encoding metallophosphoesterase, producing MRQKLFFSERPEVIYAVGDVHGCLDLLHILQEKIRADAALETGDKWIIMLGDYVDRGPKSSGVLEELSTTQPDGIQRFCLSGNHEESMLDFLKNPHRDHRWLEFGGLETLQSYGIPWLPDDNRQLRIAVQQAIPPHHITFAAGLPSLIAVPGLCFVHAGLLNDVPLEQQEDKHLLWIRPSQQGAPSVPNPFLTVHGHTPVRNVAMVDNRLNVDTGAFMTRRLSAVKIKRDGEVTVMTSDG from the coding sequence ATGCGCCAAAAGCTTTTCTTCTCCGAACGACCGGAGGTCATCTACGCAGTGGGCGATGTCCATGGCTGTCTCGACCTTCTTCACATCCTGCAGGAGAAGATCAGGGCCGACGCCGCGTTGGAGACGGGCGACAAGTGGATCATCATGCTCGGCGACTATGTCGATCGCGGACCGAAATCCTCTGGTGTCCTTGAAGAGCTGAGCACGACCCAGCCTGACGGCATTCAGCGTTTCTGCCTTTCGGGAAACCACGAAGAGTCGATGCTGGATTTTCTCAAGAATCCTCACCGGGATCACCGCTGGCTGGAATTCGGCGGGCTGGAAACCTTGCAGTCCTATGGTATCCCTTGGCTACCAGACGACAATCGGCAATTGCGCATAGCGGTGCAGCAGGCCATTCCGCCCCATCACATCACCTTTGCCGCTGGCCTTCCTTCGCTGATCGCGGTGCCCGGACTATGCTTCGTGCATGCCGGGCTTTTGAACGACGTTCCCCTCGAACAGCAGGAGGATAAACACCTCCTCTGGATCCGTCCGAGCCAGCAGGGAGCGCCTTCGGTGCCGAACCCGTTTCTCACGGTTCACGGTCACACGCCGGTGCGCAATGTTGCAATGGTCGATAACCGGCTGAATGTCGATACCGGCGCCTTCATGACGCGACGCCTTTCTGCCGTGAAAATCAAACGGGATGGCGAAGTTACGGTTATGACGTCAGACGGATAA
- a CDS encoding LysR family transcriptional regulator yields MPPFLRSELPDLAAFSIVVRRRSFKAAAIELGITASALSHAIRRLEERLGTKLLNRTSRSVAPTPAGLRFAARLEAGFDEIGSALSEMEDGHAGAFGELRLNIPADASRLLVSPVLPTFRRLLPDMRFTVVVENRPVDMVAEGFDAGIRYGDTVPEDMIAVALTEPLEWVVVGAPSYFDTHGRPKSPEDLMQHSCLRLLLGDNSAFRWELGNGDAMIRIDVPGTCTINDTQTTIDAAADGLGLGYILKRRAESELRDGRLEVVLPEWSSTGAGFHMYYPSRRQNHPALRHLIELIRAREGLPHLA; encoded by the coding sequence ATGCCACCGTTCCTTCGGTCCGAGCTGCCGGACCTCGCCGCTTTCTCCATCGTCGTCCGGCGCCGCAGTTTCAAGGCAGCCGCGATCGAACTGGGGATCACGGCATCTGCTCTGAGCCATGCGATCCGCCGGTTGGAAGAGCGCCTCGGCACGAAGCTCCTCAATCGTACAAGCCGAAGCGTTGCGCCGACGCCTGCGGGTTTGCGCTTTGCCGCACGCCTTGAGGCAGGGTTTGACGAGATCGGCTCGGCACTGTCCGAGATGGAGGACGGACATGCCGGCGCCTTCGGCGAGCTGCGCCTGAACATTCCTGCCGACGCCAGTCGCCTTCTGGTCAGCCCGGTGCTACCGACCTTTCGCAGGCTCCTGCCGGATATGCGGTTTACGGTCGTCGTCGAAAATCGCCCTGTCGACATGGTGGCTGAAGGCTTTGATGCGGGGATACGATATGGGGATACAGTTCCCGAAGATATGATCGCCGTCGCGCTCACCGAGCCTTTGGAATGGGTGGTCGTCGGCGCCCCGAGCTATTTCGACACCCATGGCCGACCGAAGAGTCCAGAAGACCTGATGCAACATTCCTGCTTGCGCCTTCTGCTGGGCGACAATTCCGCCTTCCGATGGGAGTTGGGCAATGGCGATGCCATGATACGGATCGACGTGCCTGGAACCTGCACCATCAACGATACGCAGACCACCATCGATGCTGCCGCCGATGGCCTGGGTCTCGGTTATATCTTGAAACGGCGCGCTGAGTCGGAATTACGCGACGGACGGCTGGAGGTCGTCCTGCCTGAATGGTCGTCGACCGGTGCAGGTTTCCACATGTACTATCCCAGCCGACGGCAAAACCACCCGGCGCTACGCCATTTGATCGAACTCATACGAGCGCGGGAAGGACTGCCACACCTGGCGTGA
- a CDS encoding DUF2188 domain-containing protein, with translation MAVVYHVDQHDGGFAYRVDDVWSETFPDHDTALEAARDAARRQQIGGDEVEISYQLSDGSWQSQHVNGGDRPDTDVVDDTSDR, from the coding sequence ATGGCAGTTGTTTATCATGTCGATCAACATGACGGTGGATTTGCGTATCGTGTCGATGATGTCTGGTCGGAGACCTTTCCAGACCACGATACGGCTCTGGAAGCCGCGCGGGATGCAGCCCGCCGCCAGCAGATCGGCGGAGACGAAGTGGAAATTTCCTACCAGCTTTCCGATGGAAGTTGGCAGTCGCAGCATGTGAACGGCGGAGACCGGCCTGATACGGATGTCGTCGACGACACTTCAGACCGATAA
- a CDS encoding aldo/keto reductase, whose product MQTRRLGRTNWNISEIGFGAWAIGGSWGDVDEADAKASVHAALDAGMTFIDTADVYGDGRSERIIRDVLKERGGERPIVATKAGRRLNPHVADGYTKANLEAFVDRSLSNLGVETLDLVQLHCPPTEVYYRPEVFGAMDDLVAAGKIRFYGVSVEKVEEALKAIAFPNVSTVQIIFNMFRHRPADLFFSEAKRRDVGVIVRVPLASGMLTGKMGKDSTFAADDHRNFNRHGEAFDVGETFSGVPYDVALEAVEELRALVPSNATMAQFALRWILMEEAVSVVIPGAKNRDQATANAAASCVPAIPEEVMEKVRALYREKIAPHVHQRW is encoded by the coding sequence ATTCAGACACGCCGTCTCGGTCGCACCAACTGGAACATCTCGGAAATCGGTTTTGGCGCCTGGGCCATTGGCGGCTCGTGGGGAGACGTGGATGAGGCTGATGCCAAGGCCAGCGTCCATGCTGCGCTCGACGCCGGCATGACCTTCATCGACACGGCTGATGTTTACGGTGACGGTCGCTCAGAGCGCATCATCCGTGACGTGCTGAAGGAGCGCGGCGGCGAGCGGCCGATCGTTGCAACCAAGGCTGGACGCCGGCTTAATCCACATGTGGCTGATGGATACACGAAGGCCAATCTTGAGGCTTTCGTTGATCGGAGCCTCTCGAACCTTGGCGTCGAGACTCTCGACCTTGTCCAGCTTCACTGTCCGCCAACAGAGGTTTACTATCGCCCCGAGGTGTTCGGTGCGATGGACGACCTCGTTGCGGCAGGCAAGATTCGCTTCTATGGCGTATCGGTGGAGAAGGTGGAAGAAGCGCTCAAGGCCATTGCCTTCCCGAATGTCTCGACCGTTCAAATCATCTTCAACATGTTTCGGCACCGTCCCGCCGATCTGTTCTTCTCCGAGGCCAAGCGGCGCGACGTCGGCGTCATCGTGCGCGTGCCTCTGGCAAGCGGTATGCTGACGGGGAAAATGGGCAAGGACTCGACCTTCGCTGCCGACGATCACCGCAACTTCAATCGCCATGGTGAGGCATTCGATGTCGGCGAGACCTTTTCGGGTGTTCCTTACGATGTTGCGCTTGAGGCGGTCGAGGAATTGCGAGCGCTTGTTCCGAGCAACGCCACCATGGCCCAGTTCGCGCTACGCTGGATATTGATGGAGGAGGCCGTCTCGGTCGTCATTCCCGGTGCGAAAAACCGCGATCAAGCGACCGCAAACGCCGCGGCGAGCTGCGTACCGGCAATCCCAGAAGAGGTCATGGAGAAGGTGAGGGCGCTCTATCGTGAGAAAATCGCGCCGCATGTCCATCAGCGCTGGTAG
- a CDS encoding DMT family transporter: MTGSLEARPLFGISLAAMGYACFAMQDALVKYLVESYYVPQILFVRSAVIVAITGTLAYFYRHPSILKSKYRGTLALRATLMLIAWMLFYSSSLYLGLAELTTLYFSAPIMVVVLSIFVLKEKVGVGRWIACAFGFVGVLVAANPTHSPNWIPALLCIVAGFCWAWSTILVRIVSKSETTLTQMYATSALFGVACALALPWLWKNPDMQGWALMIGVGLISTLGQFLLYEGFRHAEASSLASVEYTGLIWAFLYGYLIWSEIPAANVFIGALLIVTASLVLVGWERRMVGSPKERIL, encoded by the coding sequence ATGACGGGTTCTTTGGAGGCTAGGCCGCTGTTCGGCATCAGTCTCGCGGCTATGGGCTATGCCTGCTTTGCCATGCAGGATGCGTTGGTGAAGTACCTTGTCGAAAGCTATTATGTTCCGCAAATTCTTTTCGTTCGCAGCGCCGTTATCGTGGCGATCACCGGAACGCTGGCTTATTTTTACCGTCATCCGTCGATTTTGAAGAGCAAGTATCGCGGCACGCTCGCGCTTCGCGCGACGTTGATGCTGATCGCCTGGATGCTGTTTTACAGCTCGTCGCTTTATCTCGGTCTGGCGGAATTGACGACGCTCTACTTCTCCGCACCGATCATGGTCGTTGTTCTCTCGATCTTCGTCTTAAAGGAGAAGGTCGGCGTGGGGCGTTGGATTGCTTGCGCCTTTGGATTCGTCGGCGTGCTGGTGGCAGCCAATCCGACGCATTCGCCAAACTGGATTCCGGCACTTCTATGCATCGTTGCCGGCTTTTGCTGGGCTTGGAGCACCATTCTCGTTCGTATCGTCAGCAAGAGCGAAACCACGCTGACGCAAATGTATGCGACGAGCGCTCTCTTCGGTGTCGCCTGCGCACTGGCTCTGCCGTGGCTGTGGAAGAACCCGGACATGCAGGGGTGGGCGCTGATGATCGGGGTGGGCCTGATCTCGACGCTCGGTCAATTTCTTCTCTATGAGGGGTTCCGGCACGCGGAAGCTTCATCCCTCGCTTCTGTCGAATATACGGGGCTAATCTGGGCGTTTCTCTACGGCTATCTCATCTGGTCGGAAATTCCGGCGGCCAACGTCTTCATTGGGGCTCTACTGATTGTGACCGCCAGCCTTGTGCTTGTCGGCTGGGAGCGGCGAATGGTGGGATCGCCCAAGGAGCGTATTCTTTAG
- a CDS encoding ABC transporter permease, whose amino-acid sequence MIWAVFHAMMSHWRYRPLQLVTLVLGIGLATALWSGVQAINAEARASYARSASIIEQGNLPRLIAKYGGLIASENFGALRRAGWNVSPVIEGDYRFNTVRIRLIGVDPLTMTGEGGPVKIARSSDLMDWMGDKGLLIVSPSTAARLEGQTQIPLRISPDVPDDAAFVDIGLADRLLERNGRLSRIVMARSQRAGLPDLQKITPQLHIQPMEDRADMARLTDSFHLNLTAFGFLAFIVGLFIVYSATGLSFEQRRASFRTIRGLGVSLPMLTALLLAEIMVLALLAGMIGVALGYLIASALLPGVSSTLRGLYGASVPGSLQLRPEWWATGMGMALVGTLLSSIQSLWRVRHMSLLASSQPQAWGLSSARALRFQAVAGAGLLVIALLVALLGKGLVAGFAVLGALLLGAALLLPAFLSKALTGAQRRAKSALSVWFWADTRLQLPGLSLALMALLLALSANIGVGTMVSSFRMTFIGWLDQRLVAELYVTARNDEEAARLRAWLPEHADAVLPIFSAEGEVRGKPVQISGVADHVTYRDHWPLLSQEPDVWDAVANGDGTLINEQLWRAENLKLGEALHLADGWTVRIVGVYSDYGNPRGQLMVGANALTRHYPQASRLRYGVRVEPGRATELKRQMVMELGLPEGNIVDQAAIKRQSRAVFEQTFTVTAALNILTLGVAGFAMFASLLTLSGARLPQLAPVWAMGIRRRNLALFEVWRTLALWFTTFIFAIPVGLALAWVLLAIVNVEAFGWKLPMMIFPLEWLRLGVIALIAALLSIVLPVRRLASIDPADLLRVFANER is encoded by the coding sequence ATGATCTGGGCCGTGTTCCACGCGATGATGTCGCACTGGCGCTACCGACCGCTCCAGCTTGTCACACTCGTGCTCGGCATCGGTCTGGCAACTGCGCTCTGGTCCGGCGTTCAGGCCATCAACGCGGAGGCGAGGGCAAGTTATGCGCGCTCAGCCTCGATCATTGAGCAAGGCAATCTTCCGCGCCTCATCGCCAAATACGGAGGCTTGATCGCGTCGGAAAACTTCGGGGCGCTGCGGCGGGCCGGATGGAATGTCTCGCCGGTGATCGAGGGGGATTACCGCTTCAACACCGTGCGAATCAGGCTGATCGGTGTCGATCCGCTGACGATGACGGGAGAGGGCGGCCCAGTCAAAATTGCGCGTTCATCCGATCTGATGGACTGGATGGGAGACAAGGGGTTGTTGATCGTCTCACCCTCGACCGCAGCGCGGCTTGAAGGCCAGACTCAAATCCCTTTGAGGATATCACCAGATGTGCCGGATGACGCCGCCTTCGTCGATATCGGGCTTGCGGACAGGTTGTTAGAACGAAATGGGCGACTGAGCCGCATCGTAATGGCACGAAGTCAGCGTGCCGGTTTACCGGATTTGCAGAAAATCACGCCGCAGCTTCATATCCAGCCGATGGAGGACAGGGCTGATATGGCCCGGTTGACCGACAGCTTCCATCTCAATCTGACTGCCTTCGGCTTTCTCGCCTTCATTGTCGGCCTCTTCATCGTCTACTCGGCCACCGGCTTGTCGTTCGAACAGAGACGAGCCAGCTTTCGTACCATCCGCGGGCTTGGCGTTTCGCTGCCCATGCTGACCGCACTATTGCTCGCGGAAATCATGGTTCTTGCTCTGCTGGCGGGGATGATCGGTGTTGCGCTGGGCTACCTCATTGCCTCGGCGTTGCTTCCGGGTGTCTCATCGACGCTTCGCGGTCTCTACGGCGCCTCCGTTCCTGGAAGCCTTCAACTACGCCCGGAATGGTGGGCAACGGGAATGGGTATGGCGCTTGTCGGCACGCTTCTGTCTTCCATCCAAAGTCTCTGGCGGGTGCGACACATGTCACTGCTTGCCTCTTCGCAACCGCAAGCGTGGGGTCTTTCATCGGCTCGCGCACTCCGTTTTCAGGCCGTCGCCGGAGCTGGTCTCCTTGTCATCGCGCTACTGGTCGCCCTGCTTGGCAAAGGGCTTGTCGCTGGCTTTGCCGTGCTGGGCGCCTTGCTCTTGGGTGCTGCGCTGCTTCTGCCCGCCTTTCTGTCAAAGGCGCTGACAGGGGCGCAACGGCGCGCGAAGTCGGCGCTGAGCGTCTGGTTCTGGGCCGATACCCGCCTGCAATTGCCCGGCCTCTCTCTTGCTCTGATGGCGCTGCTTCTGGCGCTTTCCGCCAATATCGGCGTAGGGACCATGGTATCGAGCTTTCGGATGACCTTCATCGGCTGGCTCGATCAGCGCCTGGTGGCTGAGCTCTATGTGACGGCGAGAAATGATGAGGAGGCCGCTCGCCTCCGAGCATGGCTGCCGGAGCATGCTGATGCGGTGCTGCCGATATTCAGTGCGGAGGGCGAGGTCAGGGGCAAGCCTGTGCAGATCTCAGGCGTTGCCGACCATGTGACCTATCGCGATCATTGGCCGCTGCTATCGCAGGAGCCGGACGTTTGGGACGCTGTCGCAAATGGGGACGGTACTCTCATCAATGAGCAGCTCTGGCGCGCAGAGAATTTGAAGCTCGGCGAAGCCCTGCACTTGGCGGACGGTTGGACAGTGCGGATCGTTGGCGTTTACTCCGATTACGGCAACCCCCGCGGCCAGCTCATGGTTGGCGCCAATGCTTTGACAAGGCATTATCCGCAGGCCTCGAGGCTGCGCTATGGTGTCCGCGTCGAGCCTGGCCGTGCCACTGAACTGAAAAGGCAGATGGTGATGGAGCTCGGCTTGCCCGAAGGCAATATTGTCGATCAGGCAGCGATCAAGCGACAGTCGCGGGCAGTTTTTGAGCAAACTTTCACAGTGACGGCGGCCCTCAACATTTTGACGCTTGGCGTTGCGGGATTTGCCATGTTCGCAAGCCTTCTCACGCTTTCCGGCGCGCGACTACCCCAGCTCGCACCCGTCTGGGCCATGGGGATCAGGCGGCGCAATCTGGCGCTTTTCGAAGTGTGGCGAACGCTGGCTCTCTGGTTCACCACCTTCATTTTCGCCATTCCCGTTGGTCTTGCCCTGGCATGGGTGCTGCTGGCGATCGTCAATGTCGAAGCTTTCGGCTGGAAGCTTCCGATGATGATCTTTCCGCTGGAGTGGCTTCGACTTGGTGTCATCGCGCTGATCGCAGCGCTCCTCTCCATCGTTCTGCCCGTGCGCCGCCTGGCCTCTATCGATCCAGCCGATCTTCTCAGGGTGTTTGCCAATGAGCGGTAG
- a CDS encoding 2'-5' RNA ligase family protein has protein sequence MSSTTLQTDKMTLPPIIVTAHVAPGDAAYFEQLRREHFPPHHNFLKAHITLFHHLPGRVFDDALGLADEVVARTEAFLAEVSGVRHLGAGVAFEIKSPELETLRADLFKAFGSWPGPQDRQKFKPHITVQNKVEKVFADRLYDELRADFQTRRIAILGIDLWDYLGGPWKHRASLPFPE, from the coding sequence ATGTCGTCGACGACACTTCAGACCGATAAGATGACGCTTCCGCCGATCATCGTCACGGCACATGTTGCTCCAGGCGATGCGGCATATTTCGAGCAACTGAGGCGGGAGCATTTTCCGCCCCATCATAACTTTCTCAAAGCGCACATCACCCTGTTTCATCATCTGCCGGGGCGGGTGTTTGATGACGCATTGGGTCTTGCCGACGAGGTTGTGGCTCGGACGGAAGCCTTTTTGGCAGAGGTTTCTGGCGTTCGGCATCTGGGCGCTGGCGTTGCCTTCGAGATCAAGAGTCCGGAATTGGAAACCCTGCGCGCCGATCTTTTCAAAGCCTTTGGCTCGTGGCCCGGCCCGCAGGATCGGCAGAAATTCAAGCCGCATATCACCGTCCAAAACAAGGTAGAGAAGGTGTTCGCAGACAGGCTCTACGATGAACTGCGGGCCGACTTCCAAACGCGTCGGATCGCGATCCTTGGAATTGACCTGTGGGACTATCTCGGCGGACCATGGAAACACCGCGCTTCTTTGCCGTTTCCGGAATAG
- a CDS encoding ABC transporter ATP-binding protein has protein sequence MLITLSNVSKSYQTAEGPITVLRGIDLSVDAAQSVALTGESGSGKSTLLHLAGGLDRADAGSIIVNGEDITALDEAGRAGYRRKTVGLVFQQFNLIPSLSVADNIAFHAKLAGRYDSVWAGELAETLGLDALLKRYPEQLSGGQQQRVAIARTLAARPALVLADEPTGNLDETTSEVVLDLMISLSRNAGSALLLVTHSSRMASKLDRQVVLRGGKIVA, from the coding sequence ATGCTTATAACCCTCTCCAATGTCAGCAAATCCTACCAGACGGCTGAGGGGCCGATTACCGTTTTGCGGGGCATAGATCTGTCGGTGGATGCCGCGCAGAGCGTGGCTCTGACGGGCGAATCGGGCAGCGGAAAGAGTACACTTCTTCATCTCGCCGGCGGGCTGGATCGGGCCGATGCCGGTTCGATCATTGTGAATGGTGAGGACATTACCGCGCTGGATGAGGCTGGGCGTGCCGGCTACAGGCGAAAGACGGTCGGCCTTGTGTTTCAGCAGTTCAACCTCATTCCTTCGCTCAGCGTGGCAGACAATATTGCCTTTCACGCGAAGCTTGCCGGACGCTACGATTCAGTTTGGGCGGGTGAGCTCGCGGAGACCTTAGGGCTTGATGCCCTGCTCAAGCGCTATCCCGAGCAATTATCGGGCGGTCAGCAACAGCGCGTGGCTATCGCCCGGACGCTTGCGGCACGCCCCGCGCTGGTTCTGGCCGATGAGCCGACCGGCAATCTGGATGAGACAACCAGCGAAGTGGTGCTCGACTTGATGATCTCGCTGAGCCGGAATGCGGGCTCGGCATTGCTGCTGGTGACACATTCAAGCCGCATGGCGAGCAAGCTGGACCGGCAGGTGGTGCTGCGCGGTGGAAAGATCGTCGCATGA
- a CDS encoding methyl-accepting chemotaxis protein: MGAKLKPNRAYNKDRQIEFNSKLTAAHARIEKRFLDGGAVLVSVMEMLNDLIGILDGITGTMDQGKTEETVAGLRRTMTDLSHLPEIERDRKAGFEALTTMCSSTRVHIDDIHETIRYLKTFAVTVKIAGAGLAEFSGFADEIRERIQSGADEVGRFGANLEAMRLQLSDARSFSTKTLTDFGAIIPPIIKGLTENSARFIDQHREMAEIAGQVKKIAQGVQGKIGSVLSNLQIGDITRQRIEHVQSILQLLEEFVASPEGEALTGTEHEVLREAVLQLVSAQMDETAADFQRDCSKIFTSISSFTDDAARILSLRDELVDRSSNGDNNVLALMEKDIVEACKLAERVQGSSGDADKVVISVAESAQELLRGIEVLRSIKIDIHYMALNSNLRCSKLGEAGRSVNVVSGEMRIFAGKLETPADAIVEDLRGVEIATQALVEQGQGLSKNFSAPLNEALDSIRHAKSQMEQGTQALAEEGQAVFSRISAVVTTLDFESELGATFNDCCNIAAQLSEGYQADVSGFTDKIEGFSSRVYKLYTMAHERDIHVRYLPANGASAHASAAPTAEADDDDLFADALF; the protein is encoded by the coding sequence ATGGGTGCAAAGCTCAAACCGAACAGGGCATACAATAAAGACCGCCAAATTGAGTTTAATAGTAAGCTGACGGCTGCCCATGCTCGCATCGAGAAGCGGTTTCTCGACGGCGGCGCAGTGCTCGTTTCCGTCATGGAGATGCTCAACGATCTCATCGGCATTCTCGACGGGATCACCGGGACGATGGACCAGGGCAAGACCGAAGAAACGGTTGCCGGGCTGCGCAGGACGATGACAGATCTGTCGCATCTGCCGGAAATCGAGCGCGATCGTAAAGCCGGCTTCGAAGCACTCACCACCATGTGCTCCTCAACCCGCGTCCATATCGACGATATTCACGAGACCATCCGTTACCTCAAGACTTTTGCCGTGACGGTGAAGATTGCCGGTGCAGGCCTTGCGGAGTTCTCCGGCTTTGCCGACGAAATTCGCGAACGCATCCAGTCTGGTGCGGATGAGGTTGGCCGTTTTGGTGCCAATCTTGAGGCGATGCGTCTGCAACTGTCCGATGCCCGCTCATTTTCTACGAAAACCCTGACCGACTTCGGCGCGATCATTCCCCCCATCATCAAGGGACTGACGGAAAATTCCGCCCGCTTCATTGACCAGCACCGGGAGATGGCGGAGATCGCGGGACAGGTCAAGAAGATCGCCCAGGGGGTGCAGGGCAAGATCGGTTCCGTCCTGTCCAATCTGCAGATCGGCGACATTACCAGACAGCGCATCGAGCATGTTCAGAGCATTCTCCAACTTTTGGAAGAGTTCGTCGCCTCACCGGAAGGCGAAGCGCTGACCGGGACCGAACATGAGGTGCTGCGCGAAGCGGTGCTGCAGCTTGTCAGTGCGCAGATGGACGAAACGGCTGCTGACTTCCAACGCGATTGCAGCAAGATTTTCACCAGCATTTCCAGCTTCACCGATGATGCGGCACGCATTCTCTCACTGCGAGATGAGCTGGTCGATCGCAGCTCGAATGGCGACAACAACGTCCTCGCGCTGATGGAAAAGGACATTGTCGAGGCCTGCAAGCTGGCCGAACGCGTTCAGGGAAGCAGCGGTGATGCGGACAAGGTGGTCATCTCCGTGGCCGAGAGTGCCCAGGAATTGCTGCGCGGTATCGAGGTGCTGCGTTCGATCAAGATCGACATCCATTATATGGCGCTAAACTCCAACCTGCGCTGCTCCAAGCTGGGAGAGGCCGGACGTTCCGTCAACGTTGTCAGCGGAGAGATGCGGATTTTTGCTGGCAAGCTAGAAACACCGGCAGACGCAATCGTCGAGGATCTGCGTGGCGTAGAGATTGCGACACAGGCGCTGGTGGAACAGGGGCAGGGCCTTTCGAAGAACTTCAGCGCGCCGCTCAACGAAGCGCTGGATTCGATCCGACATGCCAAATCTCAGATGGAGCAAGGGACGCAGGCTCTGGCCGAAGAAGGCCAGGCCGTCTTCAGCCGCATCAGTGCCGTCGTCACCACCCTCGATTTCGAAAGCGAGCTGGGTGCCACCTTCAACGATTGCTGTAACATCGCAGCGCAGTTGTCGGAGGGATACCAGGCCGACGTGTCCGGCTTCACCGATAAGATCGAAGGCTTTTCGTCGCGCGTCTACAAGCTCTACACCATGGCGCATGAGCGCGATATTCACGTGCGATATCTGCCGGCGAACGGTGCCAGCGCCCATGCTTCCGCCGCACCGACAGCAGAGGCAGACGATGATGATCTCTTCGCCGATGCGTTGTTCTGA